GGACAAAAACAAACAATATAACACTAAAAAAATTAATATAACTGTGAGTTTTTGATAAAATTTCTAAAATAACACAAGTAAAATTATTTGATTAAACAAAAACAACAAAAAGCGAGTAAAATATGGATATCGGTGACAAAGTACTATGTAAAATCAAATCTCTACATAAAAAATATTTTTGGGTTTCAATGCCTAATGACTATGTTGGCGTTGTTTTTTTAGATGCAAAACAACTGACAAATGGCCGAAAAATTGATAATTATTACCAAATAGGGCAACAACTTATTCTAAAAATTGAGACAATTTCTCATTTTAACAAAAAAGCATCGCTTTCAGATAGCCGTAGAGTAATTTACTACAATGAAGCCGAACATCTTTTAGAAACTCAATCAGGATTTAAAAATCTACAAAAATTATGCGAGGAGCAAATAAATTATGAGTCTAAATTTAGAAATAAAGTCAAAAATAAACCTGAATTATAGTGAATTTCAGCAAAAAGTTGCTGAAATTCACGAAAAAATTAATTCAAAATCTAGTCCTGATATTAATTTTTTAGGTTGGAATGATTTTCCTAATTCTGCTGTTAATTTTGAAGAAATCAAAAAAATGCAGCAAAAAATCCAAAAATTACATGAAGACTCTATTAATATTTTAGTTGTAATTGGAATTGGTGGTTCATATTTGGGCGCAAAAGCTGCTATTGATTTTACAGGCGGTCTTGGTCCTTTTGATAATAAACCTGAGGTTATTTTTTTAGGAAATTCGCTATCATCAACAGATTTAGCCCAAAAACTTGAATATTTAAAGACAAAAAAATTCGCAATTAATGTTATTTCCAAATCTGGTTCAACAATTGAACCAGCAGTTACATTTCAAATTTTATACCAATTTTTAGTTGATCAAGTTGGTGAAAAAGAGGCAAAAAATAGGACTTTTGTTACAACAGGTTTTAAATCTGGCGAACTTTTAGAAATAGCAAAAGCAAATAATTTTGAAACATTCGAAGTTATTGACTCAATTGGTGGCCGTTTTAGCGTTCTTTCATCAGTTGGATTTTTCCCAATGATATTTGCTGGAATTGATGTTTTTGAGGTAATTGAAGGAGCAAAACAAGCGCATAAAAGTTATTCAAAAGCGCTTGCTGAAGAAAATTTAGCCTATAAATACGCACTTTCTCGTTTTTTACTTTACAAAAATCACGACTATAAAACTGAAATTTTAGTTTCATATGAGCCATTTTTAATGTATTTTAATGAATGGTGAAAACAACTTTTTGGCGAATCTGAAGGAAAAGATTTAAAAGGAATTTTTCCAGCTTCTGCAATTTTTACTACAGATTTGCATTCACTTGGTCAATTTATTCAATCAGGAACTAAAAATTTTTTTCAAACCGTTATTTATATAAAGAAACCAAAATTTGACATTGAAATTAAAAAGTTACCAACTTTTGAAACAAAAATTAACACACTTTCAGGAAAAACCTTAAATGAAATTAATTATCAGGCATTTTTAGCAACAACATTAGCGCATTCAGAGCAAGGAAATAACCCTAATTTTGTAATTCAAGTTGAAGACAGCTCGCCAAAAACATTCGGTCATTTAGTAATGTTTTTTGAAAAAGCATGCGCAATGTCGGCTTATTTACTCGGAGTTAATCCATTTAATCAACCTGGCGTTGAAGATTACAAAAAAGAACTAGTGAAAAATTTAGGTTGATCTAAGTAATTTTTTTGCCTTTTCCCGATCTTCCCAGTTTGATGAGATAATCTTAAAAAAGTAAACCAAGACAAAAAAAGCCAACACCTTAGTGTTAACTTTTTTTGTCTTGGTTTATTCGTTGTAGGGAATATTTAGTTTTTGCTTCACTAAATTTTCCTGATTCTGATTTATTCTGATTTATCTTTAGTTATTTCGTAATATCTCTTAGCTATTTCTATTAATTCTTCTATTGTAAATTCGTTTCAATCGGGTTCAATTTGTTTTTTAGGTCCGCGACTCCTTGGCTTTCTGTTTGAACCCTTTTTATTTAACAATTGATCTTGCATACCATTATTATAGCATCGAATATTTTTTTTGATTCTTAGATCTAGATGTTTTCTGGTTATAAAATTTGTATCTGGCGAAATATCATTTATATAATTTATTGTTTGTTTCAATCCAAATTCATTGTAAATTTTATAAATCATATCAAACTCGTATTTTATAAACTGTCTTGACATTAGTATTCTCCTTTTTGTTGCATTTGAAAATTTAAAAAAGCTAACACCCAAAGTGTTAGCTTTTTTCCTGGTTTAATCACTAACAATAACTGTTGCATATTTGCGCTTTCTAGTTTTATGAAATTTTACAATTCCATCTGCAAGTGCAAATAAAGTATCATCGCCACCAATTCCAACATTTAATCCAGGGTAAATTTTAGTTCCCCTTTGACGGTAAATTATTGAACCAGTTAGCGCAAATTGTCCATCAGCGATTTTTTGACCGAGTCTACGACCTATCGAATCACGGCCATTCTTGGTAGAACCACCAGCTTTGGTCTTTGCCATTTCTAAATTATCCCTTCAATTCTGTTATTTTTACGCGGGTAAAGGGTTGTCTGTGCCCTAATTTACGTTTGTGAGTTGATTTTGGATTGTGACGGTAAACGACAATTTTTTTACCACGGCCTTGTTTTTCGACAACGCCAACTACACTTGCATTTTCAACAAAAGGAGATCCAATTTTTCCATTAATAAAAAGAACATCTGTGAAAATTACGTTTTCACCTTCGTTTTTATCAATTTTTTCAATAAAAATTGTTTGATCCTTTTCAACTAAAAGCTGTTTACCACCGGTTTTAATAATTGCAAACATAAGATGCTCCTATGAATAATCATCCTAAAGGCACTAAATACTGAAATTATTTAGATTTTAACCTTTTTGGTATGGGATGGTTTAACAAAATAAACAAAAAAATTATACCACTTTTATTAAAAAATCAAAAAAATTATTTTTTTAGTTTGCTATAATTTCACCTATGAAATCTAACCTAACTTTTGCCACCTTTTTAGAACAAGAAACAAAAAAAACTTATTTCCAACAGCTTGAAAAAATACTAGAAGTTGAATACAAAAATTACCAAATATACCCGCAAAAACAAGATTTATTTCGCGCCATCGAGCTAACAAGTCTTGAAAATTTAAAAATAGTAATTGTCGGCCAAGACCCTTATCATCAAAAAGGACAAGCAGATGGACTTGCTTTTTCCAGTCGTGCCAAAATTTTACCACCATCGCTTAAAAATCTTTTTTCTGAAATAAAAAAATCATATCCAAACTTTTCAAAAACAGATGGAAATCTCCAAAATTGAGCAAAACAAGGCGTTCTTTTGCTAAATACAGTTCTTTCTGTCAGAGAATCAAGTCCTAATTCACATGAAAAAATAGGATGACAAACTTTTAGTCTTAATTTAATAAATTTTATAGTGGCCAACAAAAAAGACGTTGTCTTTTTAATTTTAGGTCAAAAAGCTAAAACTTGCCTTAAAAATGTGAACTTTTCTGCTCAAAAAGTGTTTTTTTATTCACATCCTTCGCCCTTAGGTTTTTGAAGGTCGCTTGAGAATTCAAGAGTTTTTGGAAAAATGAATGATTTTTTAAAACTAAAAAATAAAGAGCAAATTAATTGGAATTTATAGAAAAAAGTGTATAATTTTATATCAAAAACGTTTAAAGGAATTTGTTATGCAGATATTAGAAAAATTAAAAAAATATTGCGATATTGATGGGATGTCCCGTTATGAGGACGAAATTGTTGCTGAATTAAAAAGATCAACTGCTGATCTTGATTTAAGTTATTCTCGTGATGGTTTTGGCTCATTAATTATGCAACAAAAAAAGCAAAATTCTGGACCTAAAATAGTTGTTGCAGCACATATGGATGAGGTTGGTTTCATTGTTTTAGATATTACCGAAAAAGGTTATATAAAAGTAAAATCTGTTGGTGGTATTTGAGGAAATGCTGTAATTGGTGCTAAATTTAAGTTAATAAATTCTTTAGGTCAAGAATTTTACGGTGTTGCTGGTCATACTTCTATTCACATTATGGAACGCAGCAAAATTGAAAAAGCCTTGATGGTAAAAGATCTTTACTTTGATTTTGGCTTTAGATCAAAAAAAGAAGCCCAAGATCTTTCAGTTGAAATAGGAAACAGAATTTACTTTAGCAATCCTAGTTTTTTGATGCATAATCAAGATTATTTTGCATCAAAAGCGATAGATAACCGTGCTGGAGTTGTTGTAATTGACGAACTTGCTCATCGTTTGCATAATAAAAATTTAAAATCTAACCCAATTTTAGTAGGAACTGTCCAAGAAGAAGTTGGTTCACGTGGTGCAAAAATGGTTGCAAAAATGATTAATGCTGATGTTGCTTTTGCAATTGATACAGGTGCTGCGCACGATACCGAGGATGCAATCCCTGGTGTGCAAAAATTAGGCGCCGGAGTTGCTATTGACATTGCAGATGGTGGCGCATTAATGGATCCAAGACTTGTAGACATTATTTTTCGAATTGCCAAAGAAAGAAACATACCGATTTACCGATATGTTTCTCAAGGTGGAGGGACTGATGCAGAAGAGCTTCAATATTCTGGATACGGAACTCCTACAGTTAGCATCTCAATTCCGCAGCGCTATTTACATTCAACATATGGCCTAATTAGTATTTCTGACATTAAAGCTGCAACTGATTTAATTGAGGCTTTTATTTTAGAATTTGGCCAAGAAGAAAATGAACAATTAATTTATAAGTAATAGTTTAAAATTCTTTTTGTTATATTTAAAATTTAATAGTAATTAAGCTAATAAATAAAATAAATTGGTTGTTTTAGTGCTTTTTCTGCTTCTGCTTTAGCAAGTTTTGAATCATCTCATTTTACAGTATGACCGTCACTTTTAATTTCGCCGGATCCTGTTGTAAAAGTTCGATAAACAGCCGCAGCTCCTAATAAAGCAGGTGCTATTTTTCCAACCGCAGTTGCTATGTTTGAAATAACAGCAAAAGCACCAGCTCCGCCAGTTTCATGTTTATCTTTTTCGCTTAATTTAACGAAATTTTGGTTTGGTTGTTTTTTCATTTTTTGTATCTCCTTTCGTTCAAAATTAGTCAAAAGGCCAAAATATATCTAAAAAAGGAAAAATTTAGGAAAAAAGTGCAAGTTTTCACATTATCCCGCGATGAAGCATCAAAAATTATTATAAATCCAAAATTTTTGCAAGGAAAAATTTTGGATTTATCATCCTTTAATTTTCAAGAAATTGATGATTTTGCTTTTTCAGGAATGAATTTAGAAATAAAAAAACTAATTTTGCCAAATTCACTTTTAAAAATTGGCGAGTCTGCTTTCATGTTAAATAAAATTGAGGAAGTAGTTTTTGGCCCAAATGTTGAAATTATTTTAGACTCAGCTTTTGAATCTAATATAATAAGGAATATTAAAATTCCTGAAAAAGTAACTACATTAAATAGCTCAGTTTTTGCAGGTAATCAAATTGAAAACCTTGTAATTCCTGAATGAGTTAGCCAAATTAAATCTGATTCATTTGCTGATAATGCAATCCAAACCATTAAATTTAATTCGAATAAAATTAATGTTGATATTTACTCTTTTGTTGGAAACTCACCAAAAAAAATTGATATTTTTGGTGAGTTTTCTTTTAAAAATGAAAGTAAGTTGTTGAATTTCTATAAAGTTAAACTGGATTTTTTCAAAAATTTTGACAAATTTGAAAATAACTTCAAAATTATTGTTGACAATTTTGAAGTTAGCCAAATTTTCTTATCGTTCAATTGAGAAAATTTAGAGACTATAAACTTAATTTCGCCTCATTTTCAAACTGAAAAAGAGCTTGAAATTTTTATTAATAAGTCAAGAATAGATAAAAATCTTCATTTTGAAGGTTCAGGGCCTGATTTTTTGAAAAAAATATTAAAAATTTGCTAATATTTTTTAGTTTAATATTATAATTATAAATAATTTTTTATATATTTTCAACAATTTGAAAACTAAAAACAAGGACACAAACAAAAATCATGAATGCAATGAAAAATTATATTTCAAAAAGAACGAAAATAATTGCAACAATCGGCCCATCGACCCAAGATTATGAGGTTTTAAAAAAATTAGTTTTGGCTGGAGTTAGTGTAATTCGCGCTAATTTTTCTCACGGAACATACGAAGAACAGCGTCAAAAATTCGAAAATGCTCGCAAAGCTTCTGAAGAACTTCAAATTCCGATTTCAATTATGCTTGACACAAAAGGGCCTGAAATCCGTGTAGGTAAAATTCTTAATGGTTCGCAAAAAATTCTGGCAAATCAACACTTAACTGTCCTAACTGATAAAGATTCTTACGAAAATTTTGAAGGAACTGACCAAATAATAACTGTTTCACACGAAATTGATAAAGACTTAAAAGTTGGCGATAGAGTTCTTTTTGATGATGGTAAATTACAATCAGAAGTTGTTGAAATTGAAGATGGAAAAGTTGTTGTAAAGACAAAAAATTCTCACATTTTAAAACCAAATAAGCGCCTAAATATGCCTGGTGTTCCTTTTTCATTACCTTTTTTATCTCAAAAAGATATTAACGACGTGCTTTTTGGCATTTCAGAAAATATTAATTATGTTGCTGCATCCTTTGTAAATTCAGCAGAAAATGTCAAAGAATTACGTAAACTTTTAGATGAAAACGGTGGTTCTCATATTCAAATAATTTCAAAAATCGAATCAACATTAGGTCTTGAAAATATCGATGAAATCATCGAGTTATCTGATGGAATTATGGTAGCCCGTGGTGATTTAGGTCTTGAAGTTCCTTATGAAGAAGTCCCATATCAACAAAAAAGAATAATTAGAAAATGTCGCTTTGCAGGCAAAACTGTTGTTGTGGCAACACAAATGCTTGATTCAATGGAAAAATCTTCTCAACCAACTCGTGCTGAGGTTTCTGATGTTTATTGAGCAACTGAATTAGGTGCTGATGCGACAATGTTATCAGGCGAATCAGCTCAAGGACAATTTCCAATTGAGTCAGTTCAGGTTATGTCCGTAATTAATAAAAGAGCAGAAAAAGAGTTCTATAATAAGCTTTTTTATACAAAACAGTTGGCAGTAATTACCAAAAACTCAAAAGGTCCTCGAGCAAAAATTGCTCACAAATTAGCTCACCTTGCTTATGAAAATGAAATAAAATATACTGTTGTTCTATCAAGAACCGGTGAACTTTTAAAAGCAATAGCTAAGTTTCGTCCAAATACCGCCGTTATTGGTGTTGTAAACAATGAAAAATTAATTTCAGGATTTGGAATAACATCTTCAGTTTTTGTTTCAATTAATTCTATTTCCGAATTTAACGCAATAAAAAGCGATTTTAATTTAGCACGTAATGTTTTAAAACCTTTTGGAGCTGAAAAGGGAGACACCTTTTTAGTTGTTGAAAACGAAAAAATGGTGCAATTTGTTTATTAATTTTTAAATTTTTAAAAATTTGCTTTTAAAAATTTAAAAATTAAGTATAATTATAATGCAAATTTTTATTTGCAGAAAGTAGATTTGCTCTCACCTGAAGATCGCAAGATCTTGGGTTTACCTAGCAAACAAAGATTATTATTTTTTTGTTTAAATTATAATTTAATACTTTTTAAGATTTTTTGTATAAACATAGTAAAAACCATTGAAAATGGAGATAAATTTAAATTTTGAATCCTAAAAATCTTTTTCAAAGAAAGCCACAACAAGATCACCAAATTAACGAAAATATTATGTTTCCTAACGTTTTTTTAGTAGGATCTGACAACGAAAAAATTGGAAAAACTCCGACTAAAGAAGCGCTTGAACTTGCAAAATCCAAAGGACTTGACTTAGTTTTAATTTCAATTAAAGAAGTAAAAACTAAAGATGAAAAAGTTCAAAAAGTTCCAATAGCAAAAATTCTTGATTATGGTAAGTTTCGATACGACATAAAAAAGAAAAAAAAGGAAGAAAAGGAAAAGCAATCCTTTACTAATAACCGTGAAATACGAGTTAGTTTTAATATTAACAAGCAAGATATTCTTGTAAAATCAAAAAAAGCTAGAGAGTTCATTCTTGATGGCGACCGTGTGAAAATTGCTCTTCGTTTTCGTGGTCGTGAAATTACCCGAATCGATCAAGGTAAAATAACACTTGAGATATTTTTTGATCAGTTGAAATACATTGCAAAAAAAAGCAAGGAAATTTCGCAAAACGGTAATTTTTTAGTTATGCATCTTGAACGTGATCGCAAAAAACTACCTAAATTCACTTCTTCAAAACAGCTAAAAGAACTTTTAGAATACGAAGAAATTCAAAATAAGGAAAAAAATGCCTAAAATCAAATTAAAAACAAAGTCAGCATTGAAAAAAAGAATTAAGGTTACTGCAACCGGAAAAATTAAACACGGACATGCATATCGCTCACATTTAGCGCAAAATAAAACTACAAAACAAAAGCGCCAATCAAGAAAAGCTACTTTAATCGATCCTTCAGATTACAAAAGAATAAAAAAACTAATTTAATTAATTCAAAGAATTCACTAAATTTTTTGAAACTACATTATATAAAAGGAGAAATTTTATTATGAGAGTCAAAGGTGGAAGTGTAACGCGCCAGCGTCGCCGTCGTTGATTAAAATTAGCAAAAGGTTATTGAGGACATAAATCAATCGGATTTAAAGTTGCAAAACAAGCAGTAATTAAATCTTGAACCTATGCTTTTCGTGATCGAAAACAGCGTAAACGTGAATTTCGAAAATTATGAATTAGTAGAATAAATGCTGCAGCACGTGACCAAGGAATTTCATATTCACAATTAATGCATAAAATCAAACTTGCAAACATTGAAATTAATCGTAAAATGCTTGCTGAAATGGCAATTAATCGCAAAACTGAATTTGATAATATCATCAAAATTGCTTTAGAAAAAGGTCGAAAATAATCCCTTTCTTATTACAGGAGGAAAAAAATGGCAAGAAAAGACCCAATTTCACAACGTGGACCGATGAGCGGAAATAACCGTTCTCACGCCCTAAATGCAACAAAACGTAAATTTAATTTAAATTTACAACAAATAGTACTAAAAACTGCCTCAGGGCAAAAAGTTCGTATTAAAGTTTCAGCTAAAACTAAAAAAACCTTACAAAAATGAGGTAAAATTTAAAATCTGAAATTTTAATAAATTAAAAAATCACCTTAAAAAATAAAGAAAAATACATTAATTTAGACGCATCAAAAAGGTGTGTCTATTTTTTTTATTAATTTATTTTAAATTGTGGTTTATACTTTTTAAAATTAGTAAATTATGTTAAAATTAATTTAATAATTTTATATATTTCAAACAAATTTAAAGCACATTTAGTATAATTGATATAATTCAAATTGCAACTTGAAATTTGTATAAAAATAGAGGCTACCAATTTAATTAGACAATGTTTAAGAAAGAAAGTTTAGAAAAATTTTTTAATTTAAAATTCAACAATTGAATTTTATTTATCCCATTTTTTGGCACTAACACCTATTATAAATTATTCGATTTACTTGTAGAATACAACAGTTTTGAGTGGATTTTATACTATAAAACCAGACTAATTTCACGACTTTTCTATTTAATTCTTCATTTATTTTCAATCATTTTGACCATTTTATTATTTTTGTTAATTTTTGTTTACAGAGTTCATTTTTTTTCTTTTGGTGAAAATTTTATTTTTAGCCTTGAAAATAAACATAATTATTTTTATGACTATAATATTTGATTTCCGAATATTGTGAATGTTACGATATATTCTTTCATTGCATTTTTTGGATTCTTTTTAAATGCTTTTTGAGCAAAATTTGTTATTTACTTTTTTAAGAAATTTTTATACTGAAAATACGATTTGAAAAATAAAACCACAACCTTTGAATTTTTAGAAAATTTTAATTTAGAATCTTTTGTAAATTCTGTTCTTGTTGACACTGAAAATTGTAAAAAAAAGAGGAAGAAATCAAGAAAAATTTGTTGAAAATATAAACATAACTACCCAATAATAATTAGTCTTTTCATAGAAGCAATTGACTCCCCTAAGTATACTAGACGTTCTTTTAAATATCGTAATATTAAATTAAGGAACCGCAAGGAAATTAGTGAATTTGACTGGGTTGTAGCTGAGATGCAGAACTATTATTGATTTTATACATTTATTTTTGCTTCAATTTTTAATAAAAATGAAAAAAATTTTAACAGAAAAAAGTTTTTCTATTACTTATTGAAAATTTTATTTTTTTATATTTTATCAATTTGAATTCTTCTTTTTTCAACAATTTTTCTATGCTTTAATCATTTTCTTCTTGATGAACCAACATTTTGGTTAAAAATTTCAACATTAGTAACTGTTATTGTTCCCATTTTTCTACTACCTATTATCCTAGAACCTATATTTATTGAGTGGTCATATCGCCGCATCAAAAAGCGATTTTTTGAAGCTAATCTAATTAAGTCTAAAAAACAAGATTCAATATAACTGTTTCTTAAGGCC
This sequence is a window from Mesomycoplasma ovipneumoniae. Protein-coding genes within it:
- a CDS encoding glucose-6-phosphate isomerase — its product is MSLNLEIKSKINLNYSEFQQKVAEIHEKINSKSSPDINFLGWNDFPNSAVNFEEIKKMQQKIQKLHEDSINILVVIGIGGSYLGAKAAIDFTGGLGPFDNKPEVIFLGNSLSSTDLAQKLEYLKTKKFAINVISKSGSTIEPAVTFQILYQFLVDQVGEKEAKNRTFVTTGFKSGELLEIAKANNFETFEVIDSIGGRFSVLSSVGFFPMIFAGIDVFEVIEGAKQAHKSYSKALAEENLAYKYALSRFLLYKNHDYKTEILVSYEPFLMYFNEWWKQLFGESEGKDLKGIFPASAIFTTDLHSLGQFIQSGTKNFFQTVIYIKKPKFDIEIKKLPTFETKINTLSGKTLNEINYQAFLATTLAHSEQGNNPNFVIQVEDSSPKTFGHLVMFFEKACAMSAYLLGVNPFNQPGVEDYKKELVKNLGWSK
- a CDS encoding transposase yields the protein MSRQFIKYEFDMIYKIYNEFGLKQTINYINDISPDTNFITRKHLDLRIKKNIRCYNNGMQDQLLNKKGSNRKPRSRGPKKQIEPDWNEFTIEELIEIAKRYYEITKDKSE
- the rpmA gene encoding 50S ribosomal protein L27, with protein sequence MAKTKAGGSTKNGRDSIGRRLGQKIADGQFALTGSIIYRQRGTKIYPGLNVGIGGDDTLFALADGIVKFHKTRKRKYATVIVSD
- the rplU gene encoding 50S ribosomal protein L21; this encodes MFAIIKTGGKQLLVEKDQTIFIEKIDKNEGENVIFTDVLFINGKIGSPFVENASVVGVVEKQGRGKKIVVYRHNPKSTHKRKLGHRQPFTRVKITELKG
- a CDS encoding uracil-DNA glycosylase, which produces MKSNLTFATFLEQETKKTYFQQLEKILEVEYKNYQIYPQKQDLFRAIELTSLENLKIVIVGQDPYHQKGQADGLAFSSRAKILPPSLKNLFSEIKKSYPNFSKTDGNLQNWAKQGVLLLNTVLSVRESSPNSHEKIGWQTFSLNLINFIVANKKDVVFLILGQKAKTCLKNVNFSAQKVFFYSHPSPLGFWRSLENSRVFGKMNDFLKLKNKEQINWNL
- a CDS encoding M42 family metallopeptidase, whose translation is MQILEKLKKYCDIDGMSRYEDEIVAELKRSTADLDLSYSRDGFGSLIMQQKKQNSGPKIVVAAHMDEVGFIVLDITEKGYIKVKSVGGIWGNAVIGAKFKLINSLGQEFYGVAGHTSIHIMERSKIEKALMVKDLYFDFGFRSKKEAQDLSVEIGNRIYFSNPSFLMHNQDYFASKAIDNRAGVVVIDELAHRLHNKNLKSNPILVGTVQEEVGSRGAKMVAKMINADVAFAIDTGAAHDTEDAIPGVQKLGAGVAIDIADGGALMDPRLVDIIFRIAKERNIPIYRYVSQGGGTDAEELQYSGYGTPTVSISIPQRYLHSTYGLISISDIKAATDLIEAFILEFGQEENEQLIYK
- a CDS encoding leucine-rich repeat domain-containing protein, with translation MQVFTLSRDEASKIIINPKFLQGKILDLSSFNFQEIDDFAFSGMNLEIKKLILPNSLLKIGESAFMLNKIEEVVFGPNVEIILDSAFESNIIRNIKIPEKVTTLNSSVFAGNQIENLVIPEWVSQIKSDSFADNAIQTIKFNSNKINVDIYSFVGNSPKKIDIFGEFSFKNESKLLNFYKVKLDFFKNFDKFENNFKIIVDNFEVSQIFLSFNWENLETINLISPHFQTEKELEIFINKSRIDKNLHFEGSGPDFLKKILKIC
- the pyk gene encoding pyruvate kinase, with product MNAMKNYISKRTKIIATIGPSTQDYEVLKKLVLAGVSVIRANFSHGTYEEQRQKFENARKASEELQIPISIMLDTKGPEIRVGKILNGSQKILANQHLTVLTDKDSYENFEGTDQIITVSHEIDKDLKVGDRVLFDDGKLQSEVVEIEDGKVVVKTKNSHILKPNKRLNMPGVPFSLPFLSQKDINDVLFGISENINYVAASFVNSAENVKELRKLLDENGGSHIQIISKIESTLGLENIDEIIELSDGIMVARGDLGLEVPYEEVPYQQKRIIRKCRFAGKTVVVATQMLDSMEKSSQPTRAEVSDVYWATELGADATMLSGESAQGQFPIESVQVMSVINKRAEKEFYNKLFYTKQLAVITKNSKGPRAKIAHKLAHLAYENEIKYTVVLSRTGELLKAIAKFRPNTAVIGVVNNEKLISGFGITSSVFVSINSISEFNAIKSDFNLARNVLKPFGAEKGDTFLVVENEKMVQFVY
- the infC gene encoding translation initiation factor IF-3 — protein: MNPKNLFQRKPQQDHQINENIMFPNVFLVGSDNEKIGKTPTKEALELAKSKGLDLVLISIKEVKTKDEKVQKVPIAKILDYGKFRYDIKKKKKEEKEKQSFTNNREIRVSFNINKQDILVKSKKAREFILDGDRVKIALRFRGREITRIDQGKITLEIFFDQLKYIAKKSKEISQNGNFLVMHLERDRKKLPKFTSSKQLKELLEYEEIQNKEKNA
- the rpmI gene encoding 50S ribosomal protein L35; the encoded protein is MPKIKLKTKSALKKRIKVTATGKIKHGHAYRSHLAQNKTTKQKRQSRKATLIDPSDYKRIKKLI
- the rplT gene encoding 50S ribosomal protein L20 — encoded protein: MRVKGGSVTRQRRRRWLKLAKGYWGHKSIGFKVAKQAVIKSWTYAFRDRKQRKREFRKLWISRINAAARDQGISYSQLMHKIKLANIEINRKMLAEMAINRKTEFDNIIKIALEKGRK
- the rpmB gene encoding 50S ribosomal protein L28, with product MARKDPISQRGPMSGNNRSHALNATKRKFNLNLQQIVLKTASGQKVRIKVSAKTKKTLQKWGKI